Sequence from the Gemmatimonadota bacterium genome:
CAATAGAAGAACGCGGTGTACCCGAGAATCTCATCTACGACGACCTCAGCGATGCCGCTTCGGTAAAAGCCGACTTTGTCGTCGATGTCACCCCACCCGCTATTCACGAAACCATCGCGATGAAAGCCTTTGATGCGGGCCTCAACCTATTGGGCGAAAAACCCCTGAGCGATAACTTCGAAGCCGCTAAGCGCATCGTTGAAGCGGGCAAAAAAGCGGGTGTCAAACACATGATCACGCAGAACTACCGCTTTAATGAACTGCCCCGCACCACGCGGCGCTTGCTCGAAACCAAACATATTGGCGAAGTAGCGCAACTCGACGTATCGCTCTATGTCGATTGGGCAGACAATCCGGGCAGCCACTATGTGACGGAACCCTATATGTTCCTCACCGACATGGGCATCCATCACTTTGACATGATGCGCTATACCCTCAATGCCGACCCCGTCAGCGCACACGCCATCACCTGGAATTTGCCCTGGGGCTGGCATCAGGGCGACGCCTGCCAGATTCTCGTCTTCAAATTTGAAAACGGCATTGTCGCCACACATCGCGGTATTGGCTGCACAATGGGACATGTACCTGCAGGACACAATGGCGAATGGCGCTACGAAGGGCCAAAAGGCACACTGACCTGGGAGGGTTTTGACCTCTTTTACACACTCAAACACAAACAAAATCCACAAATCCGCGAGCAAATCAAACTCGACGAAATCGACGGCCCCAATCCCGTGCTCAACGAATTTGTCCGTGCCCTTCGCGAAGACCGCCAACCCGAATGCAATGCCGAAGACAATCTGAAATCCATGTCCATGGTCTTCGGAGCCGTCACGAGTGCGATGGAAGGACGCGAGGTACAACTATCAGAGCTATAAAAAGGAGAACCCATGGCAGATCTACAGGGTGACACAAGCTGGTTTACACACGATCGATTTGGATTGTTCATCCACTGGGGATTGTACGCATTGCCCGCGCGGCACGAGTGGGTAAAGCAGCGAGAAGAAATCCCCGATGCGCAATACGATCGGTATCTGAAATACTTCGATCCGGATTTGTACGATCCCGAAGCCTGGGCAGATGCGGCGGCCAACGCGGGCATGAAATATTTTTGTGTCACCACAAAACATCACGAAGGCTTCGCGCTGTGGGACTCCAAACTGACGGAATACAAAGCGACCAATACCCCCGCGCGCAGGGATTTGTTAAAACCCATGGTAGAAGCATTTCGGTCACGGGGTATGAAGGTCGGCTTTTACCACTCCCTGATCGACTGGTACCACCCGCATTTCAGAATTGACGCCGTCCATAGCATGCGGAACCACCCCGATAAGGACAAGCTGAACGAACCGCGCGATCAGGCCCAATACGCGGCGTATTTGCACGGTCAAGTCCGCGAATTGCTCACCGAATACGGCAAAGTGGATATGCTCTTTTACGATTTTAGCTATCCGGCCGGTGCAAGGGGCAGGCCCGAGGGGTTTGACGGCAAAGGGCGAGATGATTGGAACAGCGTTGAACTGATGAAAATGACGCGCGAGTTGCAGCCAGGTATTGTGATTAACGACCGGCTGGACCTGGACGACGTAGAAGGCGGATGGGATTATCGCACACCCGAACAATTTATGCCGCGCGAGTGGGTCACCTATCAGGGCGAGCGCGTATTGTGGGAGACCTGTCAGACATTTTCGGGGTCGTGGGGCTATCACCGCGATGAAACAAGTTGGAAAAGCACCGAGCAACTGGTGCAAATGCTGGTCGGCGTGGTAAGCCGCGGGGGCAACTTATTGCTCAATGTCGGACCCACCGGGCGCGGGGTATTTGACGACCGGGCATTGAATTGCCTCAGCGAAATGGGCGAATGGATGAAATGGCACAGCCGATCCATTTACGGGTGTACTGCCGCGCCAGAGGAATTTCAGACGCCGGAGGATTGCCGCTTGACCTACAATCCCGACACCAATCGGCTGTACGTACACCTGTTCACCTACCCGTTTCGCCATCTGCATCTCGACGGATTTGCTGGCAAGGTAGAATACGCCCAGTTATTAAACGATGCTTCAGAAGTGCGATTTCACCAGCCCCGCGCTGGACACACGGGAGACAGCAGTATTGAAAGAGAAACCCTGACACTGGAATTGCCCGTGCAAAAACCCAATGTGACAGTACCCGTAGTCGAGTTGTTTTTGAAGGAGTAAAAAAATGACAATGACAGAAACGAACTTGCGAAAACTCAGTGCCGACGAGGTGGCGATCTATCGCGAACAGGGCTATGTGATTGTGCCAGATGTATTTCCGCTGGAAGAACTCGCGGAAATCGACCGCGAGATTGATCGGATTCAGGAGTTCCAAAAAAAAACGGGACGCAACAAAGGATGGGTCATGCAGTTGGGATTGCGCTCAGAAGTGACCCGTCAATTTGCACAGGACGAGCGGGTATTGACACTGATCGAAGATATTGTAAAACCCGGCATTTCGATTTATTCGGCCAAATTGACGGCAAAAGTGCCGCATTCCAACGACATCTGCCACTGGCATCAGGACGACGCGTATTACAATACACGCGTCCTGAGCAAAACGCGCATGTCCACCTGGATACCGCTACAGGACGCGGATGAGACAAATGGATGTTTGTGGGTCGTCCCGCACAGCCACAAGGGCGGTGTGGTCACGCATGGACCATTTGGCGGACAATGCCCAAAGTGTATGGGACCAGCCGATCTCATGTTCGACGATGCGATCCCCTGTCCTGTAAAAGCCGGGGATATCCTTTTATTTCACGCCTGTTTGTGGCATCATTCCAAAGGCAACCAGACAGACCACGTGCGGCGGGCGTTTATTGTCTCATATCAAGAGGCCACTGTACCGCGTGGCAATGGCGATCAGTATAAAATTCTGAGATCCGCATAAGGAGATGGTAGAACAGGAGTTTGGGATCTGTTGTTCCCGCTCGACTTTCACCTTGTATGAAATATAAAATCCCAAAACTAAAGATTTTCTCGCTTCTCCCCCCCATCCGCGTCTTACCCTTCCTTTTCTTGTGCGCTACCCTATTGCACACACCCACATGGGCGCAATCTCAGGCAACCACCGGCGTTATCCGAGGCTTTGTGTGGGATCAATTTGGCAACCCCATTGGCAATGCCACCATCGCCCTCAAAGAAACCAGCACCAATTACCGGCGCACCCTCACATCATCCGATCTGGGAATATTCACCGCGACCTTGTTGCCCCTGGGTTTTTACGACATCACAGTACAGGCAGAAGGACAGGCAGAAGTGCGTCAAACAGGGGTGCAGGTGCGGGTTGGCGAGACAGTGGAACTCGTCTTCAAAATGGCATTGCAAATGGACGAAGTCCTCATCGAAGCGACGAGAGCTACCGTTGACATCACCCAGAGTGAAACAGCCACGCGCCTGTCCGAAGCAGCCGTGCAGGACTTGCCCAACAACGGGCGCAACTTCCTCAACCTCACACTATTGACCCCAGGCGTGAGCATCGTGCAAGGACCTGACGGCGATGAATTGACCATTGCCGGTCAACGCGGCATACACAACAACATCTCGGTAGATGGCGCAGATTTCAACAACCCCTTCTTCGGCGAACAACGCGGCGGACAGCGTCCCGCTTTCACTTTTAATTTAAACGCAGTAGCGGAAATGGTGGTCATACCTCAGGGAGCCAATGCCGAATTTGGGCGCTCCAGCGGCGGCTTTGTCAATGTCATCACCAAATCGGGCACCAACCAATTCCACGGATCCGTGCATTTTTTTGGCAAACACGACGCCCTGTCCAGCACAGCCCGGCACAACGGGATAGAACGCACGCCCAATTTCAAACAGGGGCAATTCGGCTTCACCCTGGGTGGCCCACTCAAAAAGGACAGGGCATTTTTCTTTGCCGCGTACGACCAGCAAATTTTCAGAGATACGAAACAGAACAATATCGAGCGCGGAGATGCTCGCCTGCGCCACTTCATGGCCTCCGCGTTCAACCTATCCGACGACTACGGCGCCATTGACCGCACCAACGATGCCCGCGCATTTCTTTTCAAGGTCGATTACCACCTGTCAGAAGAACACTCCGCCACCTTCAAATAC
This genomic interval carries:
- a CDS encoding alpha-L-fucosidase; its protein translation is MADLQGDTSWFTHDRFGLFIHWGLYALPARHEWVKQREEIPDAQYDRYLKYFDPDLYDPEAWADAAANAGMKYFCVTTKHHEGFALWDSKLTEYKATNTPARRDLLKPMVEAFRSRGMKVGFYHSLIDWYHPHFRIDAVHSMRNHPDKDKLNEPRDQAQYAAYLHGQVRELLTEYGKVDMLFYDFSYPAGARGRPEGFDGKGRDDWNSVELMKMTRELQPGIVINDRLDLDDVEGGWDYRTPEQFMPREWVTYQGERVLWETCQTFSGSWGYHRDETSWKSTEQLVQMLVGVVSRGGNLLLNVGPTGRGVFDDRALNCLSEMGEWMKWHSRSIYGCTAAPEEFQTPEDCRLTYNPDTNRLYVHLFTYPFRHLHLDGFAGKVEYAQLLNDASEVRFHQPRAGHTGDSSIERETLTLELPVQKPNVTVPVVELFLKE
- a CDS encoding Gfo/Idh/MocA family oxidoreductase, which produces LVGLGGRARHWQAACDEHPEVELVAYVEPSEENKKRAIEERGVPENLIYDDLSDAASVKADFVVDVTPPAIHETIAMKAFDAGLNLLGEKPLSDNFEAAKRIVEAGKKAGVKHMITQNYRFNELPRTTRRLLETKHIGEVAQLDVSLYVDWADNPGSHYVTEPYMFLTDMGIHHFDMMRYTLNADPVSAHAITWNLPWGWHQGDACQILVFKFENGIVATHRGIGCTMGHVPAGHNGEWRYEGPKGTLTWEGFDLFYTLKHKQNPQIREQIKLDEIDGPNPVLNEFVRALREDRQPECNAEDNLKSMSMVFGAVTSAMEGREVQLSEL
- a CDS encoding phytanoyl-CoA dioxygenase family protein; amino-acid sequence: MTMTETNLRKLSADEVAIYREQGYVIVPDVFPLEELAEIDREIDRIQEFQKKTGRNKGWVMQLGLRSEVTRQFAQDERVLTLIEDIVKPGISIYSAKLTAKVPHSNDICHWHQDDAYYNTRVLSKTRMSTWIPLQDADETNGCLWVVPHSHKGGVVTHGPFGGQCPKCMGPADLMFDDAIPCPVKAGDILLFHACLWHHSKGNQTDHVRRAFIVSYQEATVPRGNGDQYKILRSA